Part of the uncultured Desulfobacter sp. genome, CGGGTCTTGAGTCTTGACCTTGCCCGAGATTTGATTTATCTGTGTTAAATCTATTTGGGCGGGGTGCGGCCCGGGCGAAATGCGGCATATCAAAGGAAATATCATCCATGGGAAAAGAGGGAAAGGGGAACATTTTTAGAACGGCCGCTTTTTTGTGCGCGCTGGCGGCGGGGCTTTGGGGGGCAACATTGTGCCCGGCCGAAACCCTGATGGAACGGATTGAAAGCACAGGCCGGCTTCGGGTGGGGTTCCAGGAAGATGTGGCCCCCTTTGCCTGGTTTGAGTCGGGTGAACCCCGGGGGTTTTCCGTTGAGATGGCCAAGATCCTTGTCTCCTTTTTGTCCAGGCGCTTTGAAAAGAAAATTGTGCTGGAACCGGTCCGGCTCAAGGCGGACCAGCGCATCTCCATGCTCCTGGACCAGAGGATAGACATTGAAATGGGGGCCTCCACCCAGACCTTTGACCGGGATCTTAAGGTAGATTTCAGCCTGGTGTACTATGCCTCTGAAACCACTTTTCTTGTGCCAAAGGCTTCGGGGATCAAAACCCTTGGGGATCTGGAGCAAAAAAAAATAGCTGCGGCCAGGGGCACCACCAACCTGGCCTGGCTGGCCCAGTTGCAGCATGCAAAGCAGATGGCACCGGAAAAAATCCTTGTGTTTCCCACCCATCAGCTTGCCCTGGAGGCCCTGGTCCAGGGCCGGGCCGATGCCTATTGCGCCGATCGTGTGCTGCTGGCGACCAAGCGGCTTCAAACCCCTGATCCGGGGGCTTGGACCACACTTGAAATATCTGTGGGATATGAACCCTATGCATTCATGATGGCCGAAGATCATTCGGATTTCAAAGATTTTGTGAACAACACCCTTCGCTGGACCGTGCTGACGGGAACATACTTTGATATTTATGAACAATGGATGGGCCCCCTTGGGGTCGGTCCGTTCAAGATGTCCCCAAGCTTTAAGGAGTACCTGGGCGTCATCTCCTATCCATTGCCGGACCTGTGGTGGAAGCGTTAACCCATGGATAGTCTTTCCCTTCGATACAAGCTTGTGATCTTTTTCTGTCTCACCGGACTGCTGCCCCTGGTGTTCATCTCTTATTACTTTCTGGCCGCCCACACCCGGTCCCTGGAAGAGGCCTACACCAACCAGGTGAACCAGATCGTGGGCCAGGCCGCCACCGGGATATCCCAGGATTACACCAGGGTCGCCAAGGATTTGTCCGACCATGCGGCGCAACCTTATCTCCAGCTCAGCTTCCAGCAGTATCCCCAAAGCACCCGGCTTTTGCTGCTCCGGGAGCGGCTGGAACTGTACCGTTCCTCACGGAGCCGGGTGTCCCGGTTGAGCCTTTGCTACACCAACGGCCGGCGCCTGGTCACAACCCCGTTGCCGGAGGGGCCGGATACTTACATTTCCTTTGAACGACAGATTATCTCCAAGCTAACTTTTGCCAAAGGGGAGGTCCGGCATTTCATCTTTAACCGAACCCGGGAGCTTTGTCTGTTTATCCCGGTGGTCTCCTTCCGCAATCCAGGCAAGCAGGTGGGGGTTCTGGCCGCTTACCTGCCCCTTTCCCAACTGGCTGCCACCCTTGAAACCATTGATATCGGGTTTGATACGATGACGGTGATCAGGGATAAACATATGGCGGTTATCTCACAATCGGCCCCTGATTCGCCCTTTGCGCCCGGGGCTGATATTCGGCGGTACCGTGCCCAGATCGCCGCCCTTGGATGGTTCCTGGAGGTGGGCGTCGCAACAGAGGATCTGTTCGGTGATGTGACGGTCTTAAAGCGAAACAGTGCCGTGGTCATCGGGGCTATTCTTGTCTGCGCCCTGGTCATTACCTTTATCTTCAGCAGACGGTTTACCGCCCCCCTTGATGCCATTATCCGGGGCACCCAGACCTACGCCACAGGCGATTTAACCCACCGCATCCGGGTGACGGGGGGGTATGAGGCCCAGAAACTTGCCCAGGCATTCAATGCCATGGCCCAGGAACTTGATGAACGCCAGGGGGAACTGGACCAGGCCGTGCGCCTGGCCTCCATCGGTGCCATGACCGCCGGCCTCGGCCATGAGATAAAAAACCCTTTGACCGGTATCAAAACAAGTGCCCAGGTGATATCAAAGGTGATGTCGGCCGCGTCATTTAAGGCCGCCCATGCCGGTGACCCCGAAGGCCTGTCAGATCTTTGTCTCCTGTCTGAAAACATTTCATCAGAGGCGGACCGGGTGACAAAAATCCTGAACGATCTGCTCAAACTGGGCAAGCCCAGAAAACCCAACCCCGTTGAATTTGACCTGGCCCAAACCGTGCAGAAGTCCCTGGGGCTGCTGGGGCCCCGGCTGGAAAAAAAGGGGATTGCCCGTGATATCAAGGTGCCTTGTCTTAGGGCATGGGCCGATCCGGACCAGATTCAGCAGGTGCTGCTCAACCTGCTGCTCAACGCCATGGATGCCGTACCGGAACATGGCGGAAAGATCCGTGTTACGGGAAGTCTTTTGGAATCCGGCCGGCTGCATCTGACGGTTTGCGACAACGGACCCGGGATCCCCCGGGATAAGATCCGGCACATTTTTGATCCGTTTTTCTCCCTGAAAAAAGAGGGCACAGGCCTGGGGCTTGCCGTGGTCTACTCGATTTTAAAACAAAATCAGGTTAGGATAGAGGTGGACAGCCGGCCGGGCCAGGGCACCCAATTTACCCTGATCTTTCCCGGACCCGGCAAAAACGAGGGTGAGTTATGAGTGATATTGCCATTGTCGATGATGAAAAGGTGGTGCTAAGTTCCCTTAGGATCGGGCTTACCCAGGGCGGACACAATGTCTGCACCTTTGAACGGATATCTGCGTTTAAGGCCTATCTTAAAGATAATGAACCGGATATCGTCTTTTTGGACCTGTTGCTCCCGGACGGCCATGGCCTGGACCTGCTGCCCGAGATCAAAAAGGTCAGCCGGGACATTGCAGTGATCATCATCACCGCCCACGGCGACATACCGTCTGCCGTCAAGGCCATAAAACTGGGTGCCTTTGATTATATCAGCAAACCCTTTGATCTGGAGGTCATTGAGATGCTGGTGGAAAAAGCAGCCAAGGAGCTGCGGTTGATCCGGGAGGTGACCCATCATCGAAACCGGTCCCACCAGAAAACAACCCTGGCCGATATCATCGGGGAAAGCGAGCCCATGCAGGCGATTTTTTCCAAGGTGAAACGGCTGAGCCAGGTGGCCGCCACCACCGTTCTTATCCTGGGTGAGAGCGGGACGGGCAAGGATCAGATGGCCAAGGCCATCCATAACCTGAGCCGCCGCAGGAAAAAACAATTCATTGAAATCAATTGCGCGGCCCTGCCTGAGCAGTTGATCGAAAGCGAGCTTTTCGGCCATGAGCGCGGCGCCTTCACCGATGCCCGGCATGCCAAGGTGGGGCTGGCCGAACTGGCCCACGGGGGAACGCTTTTCCTGGACGAGGTGGGGGAACTGCCCCTTTCCCTCCAGGCCAAATTGCTCAAATTCCTTGAAACCCGGACCTTTCGGCGGGTGGGCGGCATCAAAGAGATCCGGGTGGACCTGTTCATCATCGCCTCCACCAA contains:
- a CDS encoding transporter substrate-binding domain-containing protein codes for the protein MGKEGKGNIFRTAAFLCALAAGLWGATLCPAETLMERIESTGRLRVGFQEDVAPFAWFESGEPRGFSVEMAKILVSFLSRRFEKKIVLEPVRLKADQRISMLLDQRIDIEMGASTQTFDRDLKVDFSLVYYASETTFLVPKASGIKTLGDLEQKKIAAARGTTNLAWLAQLQHAKQMAPEKILVFPTHQLALEALVQGRADAYCADRVLLATKRLQTPDPGAWTTLEISVGYEPYAFMMAEDHSDFKDFVNNTLRWTVLTGTYFDIYEQWMGPLGVGPFKMSPSFKEYLGVISYPLPDLWWKR
- a CDS encoding sigma-54 dependent transcriptional regulator, which produces MSDIAIVDDEKVVLSSLRIGLTQGGHNVCTFERISAFKAYLKDNEPDIVFLDLLLPDGHGLDLLPEIKKVSRDIAVIIITAHGDIPSAVKAIKLGAFDYISKPFDLEVIEMLVEKAAKELRLIREVTHHRNRSHQKTTLADIIGESEPMQAIFSKVKRLSQVAATTVLILGESGTGKDQMAKAIHNLSRRRKKQFIEINCAALPEQLIESELFGHERGAFTDARHAKVGLAELAHGGTLFLDEVGELPLSLQAKLLKFLETRTFRRVGGIKEIRVDLFIIASTNRDLEQAAAERAFRQDLYYRMAVVTLTLPPLCERKGDVPLLVAHYWKVFTHKFKKRDLTLDPKILECLGAYDWPGNIRELRNLLEQLVILAGENGVTMDDLPRRFLDYRPLPDPQLESGTGPAGVLDSGHSLQAVIGSIEINSIQKALEKAGGNKTRAARMLGISRYALLRKLKRHQAGR
- a CDS encoding ATP-binding protein, translated to MDSLSLRYKLVIFFCLTGLLPLVFISYYFLAAHTRSLEEAYTNQVNQIVGQAATGISQDYTRVAKDLSDHAAQPYLQLSFQQYPQSTRLLLLRERLELYRSSRSRVSRLSLCYTNGRRLVTTPLPEGPDTYISFERQIISKLTFAKGEVRHFIFNRTRELCLFIPVVSFRNPGKQVGVLAAYLPLSQLAATLETIDIGFDTMTVIRDKHMAVISQSAPDSPFAPGADIRRYRAQIAALGWFLEVGVATEDLFGDVTVLKRNSAVVIGAILVCALVITFIFSRRFTAPLDAIIRGTQTYATGDLTHRIRVTGGYEAQKLAQAFNAMAQELDERQGELDQAVRLASIGAMTAGLGHEIKNPLTGIKTSAQVISKVMSAASFKAAHAGDPEGLSDLCLLSENISSEADRVTKILNDLLKLGKPRKPNPVEFDLAQTVQKSLGLLGPRLEKKGIARDIKVPCLRAWADPDQIQQVLLNLLLNAMDAVPEHGGKIRVTGSLLESGRLHLTVCDNGPGIPRDKIRHIFDPFFSLKKEGTGLGLAVVYSILKQNQVRIEVDSRPGQGTQFTLIFPGPGKNEGEL